A window of the Deltaproteobacteria bacterium genome harbors these coding sequences:
- a CDS encoding response regulator transcription factor has product MPCLLIIEDDRAIALGLRLNLRKDGHEVRIAEDGETGLRMALESDVDLIVLDVMLPGLNGFEVLKELRRRGSTASILMLTAKGMESDKILGLKLGADDYLSKPFGLGELLARVEALLRRRPAAPEKNAVIRFGQVEVDLDRQIVAREGTQLDVSPQEFKVLRLFLTSNGRALSRDDILARCWGAEYEGTPRTVDNFVRSLRVKLEVNAEEPRHFLTVRGHGYRFER; this is encoded by the coding sequence ATGCCCTGCCTCCTGATCATCGAAGACGACCGCGCCATCGCGCTGGGCCTGCGCCTGAACCTGCGCAAGGACGGCCACGAGGTGCGCATCGCCGAGGACGGCGAGACCGGCCTGCGCATGGCGCTGGAGTCGGACGTCGACCTGATCGTGCTCGACGTGATGCTCCCCGGGCTCAACGGGTTCGAGGTGCTCAAGGAGCTGCGCAGGCGTGGATCGACCGCCTCGATCCTGATGCTCACCGCCAAGGGAATGGAGAGCGACAAGATCCTCGGGCTCAAGCTCGGCGCCGACGACTATCTGAGCAAGCCGTTCGGCCTCGGGGAGCTCCTGGCGCGGGTGGAAGCGCTCCTGCGGCGCAGGCCCGCTGCGCCCGAGAAGAACGCGGTCATCCGGTTCGGGCAGGTGGAGGTCGACCTCGACCGCCAGATCGTCGCCCGCGAGGGGACCCAGCTGGACGTCAGCCCGCAGGAGTTCAAGGTGCTGCGGCTCTTCCTCACCTCGAACGGCCGCGCCCTCAGCCGCGACGACATCCTTGCGCGCTGCTGGGGGGCGGAGTACGAGGGCACGCCGCGAACGGTCGACAACTTCGTCCGCTCGCTGCGCGTCAAGCTGGAGGTGAACGCGGAGGAGCCGCGCCATTTCCTCACCGTGCGCGGGCACGGATACCGGTTCGAGAGGTGA
- a CDS encoding two-component sensor histidine kinase, with protein sequence MAGTSELIEFRRAFVWLLCGMLLPSVALVAFGVVAVANERAAVERRLAEEYDARLRALGLELLARLDKSAETIAATGRDPLVYSVRPLDSPPAELADAARRAATLPIGGHVFANTEIEGERRAVALVRAVQPKGERTLLAQFDIPALAEEVHRLAEARFPRERALFRLVPPREPVAALAALRRIVAEAGQTSTVVARTSLGPPLEGFVLAAELPGDPAAPLAFRNRTLYIALLVLLYVGIGVGFGLTIREMRRAYKLSRMKTDFVANISHELRTPLTSVRLFAETLREGRAEGPEEVRECVTMLSREADRLSRMVGKLLDWSRLESGGAALDLERTDVAALLDRIGQAYRAQQLPATYQTELDPQLPAVNVDRDAMAQVVLNLLHNAVKYTGDQKRIRVRARRAGRNVAIEVEDNGPGVRPHDRKRIFERFYRADDLLSRRTEGTGLGLAIAKKIVELHGGHIELDSRVGEGSTFRVVLPAA encoded by the coding sequence ATGGCTGGGACCTCCGAGCTGATCGAATTTCGCCGCGCCTTCGTCTGGCTGCTCTGCGGCATGCTGCTCCCCAGCGTCGCGCTGGTGGCCTTCGGCGTGGTGGCGGTGGCGAACGAGCGAGCGGCCGTCGAGCGCCGGCTGGCGGAGGAGTACGACGCGCGGCTTCGCGCGCTCGGTCTGGAGCTTCTCGCGCGCCTGGACAAGTCCGCGGAGACGATCGCTGCCACCGGCAGGGATCCGCTGGTCTACTCGGTGCGGCCGCTCGATTCGCCCCCTGCCGAGCTCGCCGATGCGGCGCGGCGCGCGGCGACGCTCCCCATCGGCGGCCACGTCTTCGCGAACACGGAGATCGAAGGCGAGCGGCGCGCGGTCGCGTTGGTTCGGGCGGTGCAACCGAAGGGCGAACGGACGTTGCTTGCCCAGTTCGACATTCCGGCCCTGGCGGAAGAGGTGCACCGGCTCGCGGAGGCGCGGTTTCCCCGCGAGCGGGCTTTGTTCCGGCTGGTACCGCCGCGCGAGCCGGTGGCCGCGCTCGCGGCCCTGCGGCGGATCGTGGCGGAGGCGGGACAGACTTCCACCGTGGTTGCCCGCACCTCGCTCGGACCTCCCCTGGAAGGATTCGTCCTCGCGGCCGAGCTGCCGGGCGATCCGGCCGCGCCGCTCGCGTTCCGGAACCGGACGCTCTACATCGCGCTCCTCGTCCTGCTGTACGTCGGAATCGGCGTGGGATTCGGGCTCACCATCCGCGAGATGCGCCGCGCCTACAAGCTCTCGCGCATGAAGACGGACTTCGTCGCCAACATCTCCCATGAGCTGCGCACGCCGCTCACCAGCGTTCGTCTCTTTGCCGAGACCCTGCGCGAAGGGCGGGCGGAGGGACCGGAGGAGGTCCGCGAGTGCGTGACGATGCTCTCGCGGGAGGCGGACCGCCTCTCGCGCATGGTCGGAAAGCTTCTCGACTGGTCGCGGCTGGAATCGGGCGGGGCGGCGCTCGACCTCGAGCGCACCGACGTCGCGGCGCTGCTCGACCGCATCGGGCAGGCCTACCGTGCCCAGCAGCTGCCGGCCACCTACCAGACCGAGCTCGACCCGCAGCTTCCGGCGGTGAACGTCGACCGCGACGCGATGGCGCAGGTGGTCCTCAACCTGCTCCACAACGCGGTGAAGTACACTGGCGATCAGAAGCGCATCCGCGTGCGCGCCCGCCGCGCGGGGCGCAACGTCGCCATCGAAGTGGAGGACAACGGACCTGGCGTGCGACCTCACGACCGCAAGCGTATCTTCGAGCGGTTCTATCGCGCCGACGATCTGCTCTCGCGGCGCACGGAGGGCACCGGCCTGGGGCTGGCCATCGCCAAGAAGATCGTCGAGCTGCACGGCGGCCACATCGAGTTGGACAGCAGGGTCGGAGAGGGGAGCACCTTCCGCGTCGTCCTCCCCGCCGCATAG
- a CDS encoding steroid delta-isomerase, whose protein sequence is MAGASKQPADVGGDHAAYWACTVLACATSRPASVDVVQRQLEAFNAQNLDAFAATYADDVLITRGPEKKPFVQGKQELRDVYGKMFAKYPNCRARLAERKTEGEKVVLDHEIITGRGPERPDPWDIGFVRYVVENGKIKAVELP, encoded by the coding sequence ATCGCCGGCGCCAGCAAGCAACCGGCTGACGTTGGAGGCGATCATGCTGCGTATTGGGCGTGCACGGTGCTCGCATGCGCCACATCCCGGCCAGCTTCGGTGGACGTGGTGCAGCGGCAACTCGAGGCTTTCAACGCACAGAATCTCGACGCCTTTGCAGCGACGTACGCGGACGACGTGCTCATCACGAGGGGCCCTGAAAAGAAGCCGTTCGTGCAGGGCAAGCAGGAGCTGCGCGACGTGTACGGCAAGATGTTTGCGAAATACCCGAATTGCCGGGCGCGACTCGCCGAGCGCAAGACCGAAGGCGAGAAGGTGGTGCTCGACCACGAGATCATCACGGGCCGCGGCCCGGAGCGCCCGGATCCGTGGGACATCGGGTTCGTCCGCTACGTGGTGGAGAACGGCAAGATCAAGGCCGTCGAGCTGCCCTGA
- a CDS encoding metallophosphoesterase family protein, with product MPLKGRSGALLVLLVLAGCDKLRLLPGFEPAAIVPPPGPPAMAIGPWLLEPQPGKMTVAWTTLEPSVGRVWYGTPEPDRLATEEGPPVTDHRVVLASLQPSTQYRYRVEGGYETAWFTSAPAAGAEGPVHVLVYGNNRSNDGDHALLARAAAAERPQLALHTGDMVANAREESLWRVWFQEEHDLLAHAPIVATLGNHEITDTGAAYARFFQRREFPAYASLDYGPVHVVVLNAFEMQAGGTPHWGGISDAQKAWFDEDLRRIPPDRHVWVLVHQGPFAHPAESRPEHGGSDEVRAVIAGAQKVHRIQAVFAGHEGFYERGEVDGLRYFVVGGGGAPMEEPDARSPGVQKTATALSYASLEVCGCHTRGTVKDIAGKVIDAFTLSDCATPCSVPLSPQVAVSAATSGQDADDSRGSRRRSHKRRRRGPLDDSASAAENRSR from the coding sequence ATGCCTCTGAAAGGCCGCAGCGGGGCGCTGCTGGTACTGCTCGTTCTCGCAGGGTGCGACAAGCTGCGCCTGTTGCCCGGCTTCGAGCCGGCGGCCATCGTCCCGCCACCAGGCCCGCCGGCGATGGCCATCGGTCCATGGCTGCTCGAGCCGCAGCCCGGAAAAATGACGGTAGCGTGGACGACGCTGGAGCCCTCCGTCGGCCGAGTCTGGTACGGCACGCCGGAGCCGGATCGGCTGGCGACCGAGGAGGGTCCGCCGGTCACCGATCACCGCGTGGTGCTGGCCTCGCTGCAGCCCTCGACGCAATACCGCTATCGCGTCGAGGGGGGATACGAAACCGCCTGGTTCACCAGCGCGCCGGCAGCGGGGGCGGAAGGCCCCGTCCACGTGCTCGTCTACGGCAACAACCGGAGCAACGACGGGGATCACGCGCTCCTGGCGAGAGCGGCGGCCGCCGAGCGGCCACAGCTTGCGCTTCACACCGGCGACATGGTGGCGAACGCGCGCGAGGAATCGCTGTGGCGGGTCTGGTTCCAGGAGGAGCATGATCTGTTGGCGCACGCCCCCATCGTTGCCACTCTCGGCAACCACGAGATCACGGACACCGGCGCCGCCTACGCGCGTTTCTTCCAGCGCCGTGAATTCCCCGCCTACGCGTCGCTCGATTACGGTCCCGTGCACGTGGTCGTGCTCAACGCCTTCGAGATGCAGGCCGGCGGGACGCCGCATTGGGGCGGCATCTCGGATGCGCAGAAGGCCTGGTTCGACGAAGATTTGCGCCGCATCCCTCCCGATCGGCACGTCTGGGTGCTCGTGCACCAGGGTCCCTTCGCGCATCCGGCGGAGTCGCGGCCTGAGCACGGCGGCAGCGACGAGGTCCGCGCGGTCATCGCCGGCGCGCAGAAGGTGCATCGTATACAGGCTGTCTTCGCCGGTCACGAAGGGTTCTACGAGCGCGGCGAGGTCGACGGACTGCGCTACTTCGTCGTCGGAGGCGGTGGGGCGCCGATGGAGGAACCCGACGCGAGGTCCCCCGGGGTACAGAAGACCGCTACGGCGCTGTCGTATGCCAGCCTCGAGGTGTGTGGTTGCCACACCCGCGGCACCGTCAAGGACATCGCCGGGAAGGTCATCGACGCCTTCACGCTGTCGGACTGTGCGACGCCGTGCAGCGTGCCGCTTTCGCCGCAGGTCGCCGTTTCCGCGGCCACGTCCGGGCAGGATGCGGACGACTCCCGCGGCTCGCGGCGGCGCTCGCACAAGCGCCGCCGGCGCGGCCCGCTCGACGACAGCGCGTCGGCGGCGGAGAATCGGAGCCGATGA
- the metF gene encoding methylenetetrahydrofolate reductase [NAD(P)H] translates to MKITDMLRFAAERGEPVFSFEFFPPKNDAGVSGLFETLRALRPLAPSFVSVTWGAGGSSRGRTLEMVTRIKRETEIEAMAHLTCVGASRKELEEQLAVICDAGITNVLALRGDPPRGQREFIVHPEGLAHSNDLVKLAREVANARGVDLCIGGACYPEGHPEMRDLSQDLRHCKLKVEAGADFLITQLFFDNRRYFEFVGRARAAGIDVPILPGLMPVTNVDQIERFTALCGAHIPAGLSAALRARRDDPDAALQLGVAYAALQSADLLRSGAPGVHFYTLNRSTATRAILAALRAQEPWREG, encoded by the coding sequence ATGAAGATCACCGACATGCTCCGCTTCGCGGCGGAGCGGGGCGAGCCGGTCTTCTCCTTCGAGTTCTTCCCGCCGAAGAACGACGCAGGGGTGTCCGGGCTGTTCGAAACGCTGCGCGCGCTGCGTCCCCTCGCGCCTTCGTTCGTCAGCGTCACCTGGGGGGCGGGCGGGTCCTCACGGGGCCGGACGCTGGAGATGGTCACGCGCATCAAGCGCGAGACCGAGATCGAGGCGATGGCGCACCTCACCTGCGTGGGCGCCTCGCGCAAGGAGCTGGAGGAGCAGCTCGCGGTGATCTGCGATGCCGGCATCACCAACGTGCTCGCCTTGCGCGGCGATCCCCCGCGGGGCCAGCGCGAGTTCATCGTCCATCCCGAAGGGCTCGCCCACTCGAACGACCTGGTGAAGCTCGCGCGGGAGGTGGCGAATGCGCGCGGCGTCGATCTCTGCATCGGAGGCGCTTGCTACCCGGAGGGTCATCCCGAGATGCGGGACCTGTCGCAGGACCTGCGCCACTGCAAGCTGAAGGTCGAAGCGGGCGCGGACTTCCTCATCACGCAACTCTTCTTCGACAACCGCCGTTACTTCGAGTTCGTCGGGCGCGCGCGCGCCGCGGGGATCGACGTGCCGATCCTCCCCGGCCTCATGCCGGTCACCAACGTCGACCAGATCGAGCGGTTCACCGCCCTCTGCGGCGCGCACATTCCGGCCGGTCTCTCCGCTGCGCTGCGGGCGCGGCGCGACGATCCGGACGCAGCCCTGCAGCTCGGGGTCGCCTACGCCGCGCTGCAGAGCGCGGATCTGCTCAGGTCCGGCGCGCCGGGGGTCCATTTCTACACGCTGAACCGCAGCACCGCGACGCGCGCCATCCTTGCCGCGCTGCGCGCGCAGGAACCCTGGCGAGAAGGCTAG
- a CDS encoding DUF2384 domain-containing protein — translation MRASLRKELQRGAVLAKGLVRVAQALALSQAEIAGIVGSSPATVSRTFAGGRELAPDSAEGRHALLLVRVFRSLDTLVGGDREKARSWLRASNRHLGAAPIRLLTATQGLVHVAEYLDAMRGTL, via the coding sequence ATGCGCGCGAGCCTGCGCAAGGAGCTGCAACGAGGGGCCGTGCTGGCCAAGGGGCTGGTACGCGTCGCGCAGGCCCTGGCGCTCTCGCAGGCCGAAATCGCCGGCATCGTCGGCAGCAGCCCCGCCACCGTCTCGCGGACGTTTGCCGGCGGGCGCGAGCTGGCCCCTGACTCCGCCGAAGGCCGCCACGCCCTCTTGCTGGTGAGGGTCTTCCGCAGCCTCGACACGTTGGTCGGCGGCGACCGCGAGAAGGCGCGCTCGTGGCTGCGCGCCAGCAACCGGCACCTGGGCGCCGCGCCGATCCGTCTCTTGACCGCGACGCAGGGGCTCGTCCATGTCGCCGAGTATCTGGACGCGATGCGCGGGACCCTCTGA
- a CDS encoding RES domain-containing protein — translation MSPSIWTRCAGPSEARRLSGRFRRVVEAQFRNSTRKLVDSDEEQRVLEELLDARAKLPVPAGFEGLHYLLYTPFRHPPLRNGSRFGTRLERGILYAARELPAAFAEVAYYRMVFLEGSSAALAPVQVELTAFSFRIAAQRGIDLSRGPFREFEERISSPVSYVDSQRLGAEMRASGVDACLYVSARARGRHLNLAVFENVFRPPRPLDEERWACTASRERVEFRTQQLVGLQQTHAYERAWFLVGGKLPAPAV, via the coding sequence ATGTCGCCGAGTATCTGGACGCGATGCGCGGGACCCTCTGAAGCGCGCCGCCTCAGCGGCCGTTTCCGCCGCGTGGTCGAGGCACAGTTCCGGAACTCGACGCGCAAGCTGGTGGACTCGGACGAGGAGCAGCGGGTGCTCGAGGAGCTGCTCGACGCGCGCGCCAAGCTGCCGGTGCCTGCGGGGTTCGAAGGCCTTCACTACCTGCTCTACACGCCCTTTCGCCATCCGCCCCTGCGCAACGGGTCGCGCTTCGGGACGCGGCTCGAGCGGGGGATTCTCTATGCCGCGCGCGAATTGCCCGCCGCCTTCGCCGAGGTCGCCTACTACAGGATGGTCTTCCTCGAAGGCAGCTCGGCGGCGCTCGCACCGGTGCAGGTCGAGCTGACGGCGTTCTCGTTCCGCATCGCCGCCCAGCGAGGGATCGATCTGTCGCGGGGGCCGTTCCGCGAGTTCGAGGAGCGCATCTCCTCCCCGGTCTCCTACGTCGATTCACAGAGGCTCGGCGCGGAGATGCGCGCATCGGGCGTCGACGCTTGCCTCTACGTCTCGGCGCGGGCGCGCGGGCGTCACTTGAACCTCGCGGTCTTCGAGAACGTCTTCCGGCCTCCGCGCCCGCTCGACGAGGAACGGTGGGCGTGCACGGCCTCGCGCGAGCGCGTGGAATTTCGTACGCAACAACTCGTGGGTCTCCAGCAAACTCACGCTTACGAGCGGGCATGGTTCCTCGTCGGCGGAAAGCTGCCCGCGCCCGCCGTTTGA